The Pyrus communis chromosome 2, drPyrComm1.1, whole genome shotgun sequence genome includes a window with the following:
- the LOC137726772 gene encoding deoxypodophyllotoxin synthase-like — translation MGCPAPPKLPTINFSAEDMKPGSSSWLSTAKQVRSALEEYSSFVVQYDQISPELQNSIFGQAADLFEVPLENKVKNVGEQPYHGYVGPHPGIPLFESLCIDNVTSPQATLEFKNLMWPAGKKNFSETTDSFGQLLADLERTVGQMIFDSFGVGNEYESVACCNSHLLRFTKYKVPEDTNTALRFPMHTDSNLTTIVVQHDVGGLEVKTREGDWINIESVPSHFLFMAADGLQVWSNDRIKACQHRVKHRENRTRYSLGLFTFNNGVIQVPKELVNDEHPLLYNPCDSRGYTRFHASAESKKAASPIKAYCGVKVEN, via the exons ATGGGTTGCCCAGCACCTCCCAAGCTTCCTACTATCAACTTCTCTGCCGAAGACATGAAGCCCGGATCCAGTTCTTGGTTGTCCACCGCCAAACAAGTCCGCTCTGCACTCGAAGAGTACAGCTCTTTCGTCGTACAGTACGATCAAATTTCTCCAGAACTTCAGAACAGCATCTTCGGCCAGGCCGCAGATCTGTTTGAGGTTCCCTTGGAAAACAAGGTAAAGAACGTTGGCGAGCAACCATATCATGGGTACGTGGGTCCACACCCCGGCATTCCACTCTTCGAAAGTTTGTGCATCGATAATGTGACATCACCCCAGGCAACTCTCGAGTTCAAGAATCTGATGTGGCCTGCTGGAAAGAAAAACTTCAG TGAAACCACAGATTCCTTTGGCCAGTTATTAGCTGATTTGGAACGAACAGTGGGACAAATGATATTCGATAGCTTTGGGGTAGGAAACGAATACGAGTCCGTTGCTTGTTGCAACAGTCACCTCCTTAGATTCACCAAATATAAGGTGCCGGAGGACACTAATACTGCGTTAAGGTTTCCAATGCATACAGACAGTAACCTCACAACCATAGTTGTTCAGCATGATGTTGGTGGGTTGGAGGTTAAAACAAGGGAAGGTGATTGGATTAATATCGAGTCAGTACCCTCGCATTTCTTGTTCATGGCAGCCGATGGATTGCAG GTGTGGAGCAACGACAGAATAAAAGCTTGCCAGCACCGAGTGAAACATCGCGAAAACAGGACGAGATACTCACTCGGTCTGTTTACGTTCAACAATGGAGTCATACAAGTACCGAAAGAACTAGTGAATGATGAGCACCCGCTGCTCTATAATCCATGCGACAGTCGTGGCTATACACGATTTCATGCTTCAGCAGAGTCCAAGAAGGCAGCTTCTCCTATCAAAGCTTATTGCGGCGTCAaagttgaaaactaa